In Tachysurus fulvidraco isolate hzauxx_2018 chromosome 1, HZAU_PFXX_2.0, whole genome shotgun sequence, a single window of DNA contains:
- the LOC125141066 gene encoding GMP reductase 2-like, with product MNTLSSDSAPKVTFPLCLSVCLQSVAVSTGTGENDFERLAAILAAVPQIQYVCVDVANGYSEHFVHFVKDVRQKFPSHTIMAGNVVTGEMVEELILAGADIIKVGIGPGSVCTTRKKTGVDYPQMSAVIECADAAHGLGGHIISDGGCTCPGDVSKAFGMFPKSRSISSSTY from the exons ATGAATACACTTAGTAGTGATTCTGCTCCGAAGGTCACAttccctctgtgtctctctgtctgtcttcagaGTGTGGCTGTCAGTACGGGAACAGGCGAGAACGATTTCGAGAGGCTCGCTGCTATCTTGGCAGCTGTGCCTCAGATCCAGTACGTTTGTGTCGACGTAGCGAATGGTTATTCAGAACACTTTGTGCATTTTGTCAAGGACGTGAGGCAGAAGTTCCCTTCACACACCATCATG GCTGGTAATGTGGTCACGGGAGAGATGGTGGAGGAGCTGATTCTCGCTGGTGCCGACATCATTAAAGTGGGCATCGGTCCAG GCTCAGTGTGTACAACCCGGAAGAAGACAGGAGTGGACTACCCTCAGATGAGTGCTGTAATCGAGTGTGCTGATGCTGCACATGGCCTGGGTGGACACATCATCTCT GATGGAGGATGTACCTGTCCTGGTGATGTCTCTAAGGCTTTTGGTATGTTTCCAAAAAGTCGCTCCATTTCCTCCAGCACATACTGA